In Leifsonia sp. ZF2019, a genomic segment contains:
- a CDS encoding MarR family winged helix-turn-helix transcriptional regulator, giving the protein MSSNEDARRITGSMIDPRVIDPRQELVRHDDLSEEELAEIVCVLAAIRGWREAEQRLSFESRTKMRLNETDMKALRYIIAATNADVVVTAGALSEHLRISTASTTKLLDRLEASGHVVRRPHPTDRRAVTVVITPETHSEVRRTMGRQHARRFEVARALTHEEREIVTRFLTDLSATALVIPSPSED; this is encoded by the coding sequence GGCTCGATGATCGACCCCCGCGTCATCGACCCCCGGCAGGAACTCGTGCGACACGACGACCTCTCGGAAGAGGAGCTTGCCGAGATCGTGTGCGTGCTCGCCGCCATCCGCGGCTGGCGAGAGGCCGAGCAGCGGCTGAGCTTCGAGTCGCGGACCAAGATGCGGCTCAACGAGACCGACATGAAGGCGTTGCGGTACATCATCGCCGCGACGAACGCCGATGTCGTCGTCACCGCCGGGGCGCTGTCCGAGCACCTGCGCATCTCGACGGCCTCCACCACCAAACTGCTCGACCGGCTGGAGGCCTCCGGCCACGTCGTACGCCGTCCGCACCCGACCGATCGGCGTGCCGTGACGGTGGTCATCACCCCCGAGACGCACAGCGAGGTGCGCCGCACCATGGGCCGCCAGCACGCGCGACGGTTCGAGGTGGCCCGAGCGCTCACCCACGAGGAGCGCGAGATCGTCACCCGCTTCCTGACTGACCTCAGCGCGACCGCCCTCGTCATCCCCTCCCCCTCCGAGGACTGA
- a CDS encoding SDR family oxidoreductase, with amino-acid sequence MTSQRVLVTGATGYVGGRLVPRLLARGHSVRVLARSPQKLADVPWAAEVEVVEGDLSDAASLERAMAEIDVVYYLVHSMRARGDFASEEADTARVVAEAARTAGVSRIVYLGALHPDGPLSQHLRSRVAVGRILLDSGVPAIVLQAGVVIGSGSASFEMIRQLTEVLPYMPAPRWVRNRIQPIAIRDVLHYLLAAAELPPEVSRAFDIGGPDILRYGQMMNGYAVEAGLPQRPIASLPVFTPWLASQWVNLVTPIPRSLAVPIIESLQYDCVMREHDIDAVIPPPEGGLTGYRTAVRLALARMRDGDVETSWRNSSVAGAPSDPLPSDPEWTGHTVYTDVRERESDAAPAELWRVVEGIGGERGWYSFPLAWALRGWMDKLVGGVGLRRGRRDADRLSTGEVLDWWRVERISRGPEGGALRLRAEMRVPGRAWLELDVTPAAGGGSHYRQRAVFFPRGLAGRLYWFSILPFHGVIFNGMANRIVAEPDRLRSVVSPRRGRG; translated from the coding sequence ATGACCTCCCAGCGCGTGCTCGTGACCGGCGCCACCGGCTACGTGGGTGGGAGGCTCGTGCCGCGGCTGCTCGCGCGCGGCCACTCCGTGCGGGTCCTGGCGCGGTCGCCGCAGAAGCTCGCCGACGTGCCCTGGGCCGCCGAGGTGGAGGTCGTCGAGGGCGACCTGTCCGACGCCGCGTCGCTGGAGCGCGCGATGGCGGAGATCGACGTCGTCTACTATCTCGTCCACTCGATGCGCGCACGCGGGGACTTCGCATCGGAGGAGGCCGACACCGCGCGCGTCGTCGCCGAGGCGGCCCGTACGGCGGGCGTGAGCCGGATCGTCTATCTGGGCGCCCTGCACCCGGACGGGCCGCTGTCCCAGCATCTGCGCTCGCGGGTCGCCGTCGGCCGCATCCTGCTCGACTCCGGCGTGCCGGCGATCGTGCTGCAGGCCGGGGTCGTCATCGGCTCCGGCTCTGCGTCGTTCGAGATGATCCGGCAGCTCACCGAGGTCCTCCCGTACATGCCGGCGCCCCGCTGGGTGCGCAACCGCATCCAGCCGATCGCGATCCGCGACGTGCTGCACTACCTCCTCGCCGCCGCGGAGCTGCCCCCGGAGGTGTCCCGCGCGTTCGACATCGGAGGCCCCGACATCCTGCGCTACGGCCAGATGATGAACGGGTATGCGGTCGAGGCGGGGCTCCCGCAGCGGCCGATCGCGTCGCTGCCGGTCTTCACCCCGTGGCTCGCGTCGCAATGGGTGAACCTGGTGACGCCCATCCCGCGCAGCCTCGCGGTCCCGATCATCGAGTCGCTGCAGTACGACTGCGTGATGCGCGAGCACGACATCGACGCGGTGATCCCGCCGCCGGAGGGCGGGCTCACCGGCTACCGCACGGCTGTCCGGCTCGCGCTGGCGCGGATGCGGGACGGCGACGTCGAGACGAGCTGGCGCAACTCCTCTGTCGCCGGGGCGCCGAGCGACCCGTTGCCGAGCGACCCCGAATGGACCGGGCACACCGTCTACACCGACGTCCGGGAGCGGGAGTCCGATGCCGCACCGGCCGAGCTCTGGCGGGTGGTCGAGGGCATCGGCGGGGAGCGCGGCTGGTACTCGTTCCCCCTGGCCTGGGCGCTCCGCGGCTGGATGGACAAACTCGTCGGCGGTGTCGGGCTGCGGCGGGGGCGGCGCGACGCCGATCGCCTCTCGACCGGCGAGGTGCTGGACTGGTGGCGGGTGGAGCGGATCTCCCGTGGCCCGGAGGGTGGTGCGCTGCGCCTGCGCGCCGAGATGCGGGTGCCCGGCCGCGCGTGGCTGGAGCTGGACGTCACCCCGGCGGCCGGCGGAGGCTCCCACTACCGTCAGCGGGCCGTCTTCTTCCCCCGCGGGCTGGCCGGACGGCTGTACTGGTTCTCGATCCTGCCCTTCCACGGCGTGATCTTCAACGGCATGGCGAACCGCATCGTCGCCGAGCCCGACCGGCTGCGCTCGGTGGTCAGTCCTCGGAGGGGGAGGGGATGA
- a CDS encoding DUF7882 family protein: MGKLVYAGTTEIGFEDRVLAHLQIVIGLKLRRKEGFFFSWRDEQGVGDGRSAIWVDPAVPLLFRYSGGRPPKINKVWLEQLTISSNSAAGLQLTEEIGALGADEVDADSPPGR, encoded by the coding sequence ATGGGCAAGCTCGTATATGCGGGGACGACGGAGATCGGATTCGAAGACCGTGTCCTCGCACACCTGCAGATCGTGATCGGTCTCAAGCTGCGACGCAAGGAGGGCTTCTTCTTCTCCTGGCGCGACGAGCAGGGCGTCGGGGACGGCCGCAGCGCGATCTGGGTGGACCCGGCGGTGCCGCTTTTGTTCCGCTACAGCGGGGGCCGGCCCCCCAAGATCAACAAGGTCTGGCTGGAGCAGCTCACGATCTCGTCCAACAGCGCGGCCGGACTGCAGCTGACGGAGGAGATCGGAGCGCTCGGCGCCGACGAGGTCGACGCCGACTCCCCTCCGGGGCGCTGA
- a CDS encoding sigma-70 family RNA polymerase sigma factor, whose amino-acid sequence MTVLEVTSDPVRDYLNSIGRTRLLTADEEVALAKRIEVGVLAGDRLATRPGLTPREKRELQYLSDDGKRAFERFIEANLRLVVSIAKRYSGRGLPVMDLIQEGNLGLVRAVEKFDYRTGNKFSTYATWWIRQSILRGIADTARMIRIPVHTVEKIDKLDRIRRDLGGELGRTPTLEELAEAANLTEAEVHKLQMSDSETVSLAVPVGENEGAELGDLIEDDDFPGPPEAVEVVFRHRDLEDRLRELPPRDAKVVRMRFGLDGHKPMTLDEVGEVYGITRERVRQLETRSLKRLRCPELLEYLR is encoded by the coding sequence ATGACTGTGCTCGAAGTGACCAGCGACCCGGTGCGCGACTACCTGAATTCGATCGGCAGGACCCGGCTGCTGACGGCCGACGAAGAGGTGGCGCTGGCCAAGCGCATCGAGGTCGGAGTCCTCGCGGGCGACCGGCTCGCCACCCGCCCCGGCTTGACCCCGCGCGAGAAGCGCGAACTGCAGTACCTCTCCGACGACGGCAAGCGCGCCTTCGAGCGCTTCATCGAGGCCAACCTGCGTCTGGTGGTGAGCATCGCCAAGCGCTACTCCGGTCGCGGACTCCCGGTGATGGATCTGATCCAGGAGGGCAACCTCGGCCTCGTCCGCGCGGTCGAGAAGTTCGACTACCGCACGGGCAACAAGTTCTCGACCTACGCCACCTGGTGGATCCGCCAGTCGATCCTCCGCGGCATCGCGGACACGGCCCGCATGATCCGCATCCCGGTGCACACCGTGGAGAAGATCGACAAGCTCGACCGCATCCGCCGCGACCTCGGCGGGGAGCTGGGCCGCACGCCCACCCTGGAGGAGCTGGCGGAGGCCGCCAACCTCACCGAGGCCGAGGTGCACAAGCTGCAGATGAGCGACTCCGAGACCGTCTCGCTGGCCGTGCCGGTCGGGGAGAACGAGGGCGCCGAGCTCGGCGACCTCATCGAGGACGACGACTTCCCCGGGCCGCCGGAGGCCGTGGAGGTCGTGTTCCGCCACCGCGATCTGGAGGATCGCCTCCGCGAGCTCCCGCCGCGCGACGCGAAGGTCGTGCGGATGCGCTTCGGGCTCGACGGCCACAAGCCGATGACCCTCGACGAGGTCGGCGAGGTCTACGGCATCACCCGCGAGCGGGTCCGCCAGCTGGAGACGCGCAGCCTCAAGCGCCTGCGCTGCCCCGAGCTGCTCGAGTACCTGCGCTGA
- a CDS encoding MFS transporter has protein sequence MDRLPWSRFHWLVVLGLGTVWILDGLEVTIVGAIGSRLTEPGSGLGLTTGEVGVAAAIYVAGACVGSLVFGYLTDRFGRKKLFILTLGLYLVATVLTAFSFAPWMFFLFRFFTGAGIGGEYAAINSAIDELIPARRRGLVDLAINGSYWLGTAFGAVLTVFLLNEQLFAADIGWRLAFGLGALLGLVILLVRRNVPESPRWMFIHGRDEDAEKLVDGIEGDIEEERGESLPVVPDEKSIEIRQRRSTGFGEIVRTAVTRYPKRFVLGLSLFIGQAFLYNAVFFTYSLVLTKLLHVPDDIAPWALVPIAVGNFLGPILLGHLFDTVGRKVMITTSYVGSGVLLVGTAILFDAGALDAFWLTACWMAVFFLASAGASSAYLTVSEIFPMETRAMSIAFFYAVGTGLGGIIGPILFGQLIEGGIHSVVIGYYLGAGLMIAAGLVELFLGVDAEGKSLEDIAQPLSARDAAATDAEGPASTRSARE, from the coding sequence ATGGACCGTCTGCCCTGGTCCCGCTTCCACTGGCTCGTCGTCCTCGGGCTGGGGACGGTGTGGATCCTCGACGGCCTCGAAGTCACCATCGTCGGCGCGATCGGCAGCCGTCTCACCGAGCCCGGCAGCGGTCTCGGGCTGACGACCGGCGAGGTCGGTGTCGCGGCGGCGATCTACGTGGCGGGCGCGTGCGTCGGCTCGCTCGTCTTCGGGTACCTCACGGATCGCTTCGGCCGGAAGAAGCTGTTCATCCTCACCCTCGGCCTCTACCTCGTCGCCACGGTGCTCACGGCCTTCTCGTTCGCCCCGTGGATGTTCTTCCTCTTCCGCTTCTTCACCGGTGCGGGCATCGGCGGCGAATACGCCGCCATCAACTCGGCCATCGACGAGCTCATCCCCGCCCGCCGCCGGGGACTCGTCGACCTGGCGATCAACGGGTCCTACTGGCTCGGCACGGCGTTCGGCGCGGTGCTCACCGTGTTCCTGCTCAATGAGCAGCTCTTCGCCGCCGACATCGGCTGGCGCCTCGCGTTCGGCCTGGGCGCGCTGCTCGGGCTCGTGATCCTCCTCGTGCGGCGCAACGTGCCCGAGTCGCCTCGGTGGATGTTCATCCACGGTCGCGACGAAGACGCCGAGAAACTGGTGGACGGCATCGAGGGCGACATCGAGGAGGAGCGGGGCGAGAGCCTCCCCGTGGTCCCCGACGAGAAGTCGATCGAGATCCGGCAGCGCCGTTCCACCGGCTTCGGCGAGATCGTGCGGACCGCGGTCACCCGCTACCCCAAGCGCTTCGTGCTCGGGCTGTCGCTGTTCATCGGTCAGGCCTTCCTCTACAACGCCGTGTTCTTCACCTACTCACTCGTACTGACGAAGCTGCTGCACGTGCCGGACGACATCGCCCCGTGGGCGCTCGTCCCGATCGCGGTCGGCAACTTCCTCGGCCCGATCCTCCTCGGCCACCTGTTCGACACGGTCGGGCGCAAGGTGATGATCACCACCTCGTACGTCGGCAGCGGGGTACTGCTGGTCGGCACCGCGATCCTCTTCGACGCGGGGGCGCTGGACGCGTTCTGGCTCACCGCCTGCTGGATGGCCGTCTTCTTCCTCGCCTCCGCCGGCGCCAGCAGCGCCTATCTGACGGTGAGCGAGATCTTCCCGATGGAGACGCGCGCGATGTCCATCGCCTTCTTCTACGCGGTCGGCACCGGGCTCGGCGGCATCATCGGCCCCATCCTGTTCGGCCAGCTCATCGAGGGCGGCATCCACTCGGTCGTGATCGGCTACTACCTCGGCGCCGGCTTGATGATCGCGGCGGGGCTCGTGGAGCTGTTCCTCGGGGTGGACGCGGAAGGCAAGTCGCTGGAGGACATCGCGCAGCCGCTGTCGGCCCGGGACGCGGCGGCCACAGATGCGGAGGGGCCGGCGTCGACGAGATCAGCCCGCGAGTAG
- a CDS encoding DNA topoisomerase IB produces the protein MTRLRRSDPSGPGYHRRPSAKGPVYEDEAGNPVVDERELERIRSLVIPPAWEDVWISPDARGHIQAAGTDQAGRRQYRYHDAWRLHQDRIKFERAAQLAETLPGARRKVTMDLRAEGFTRDRVLAAAFRIIDLGSVRIGSEEYLHANGSRGLTTLLCRHARIDGDEITLTFPAKSAQKWTSTLVDADLAELLTQIQALRGQRSRLLSWKDGTWHSIRPASLNEYIRRHTGGEFTAKDFRTLHGTIVAAEALAAFGTSTTESRRKKRVTAAVNEAAAALGNTPAIARNSYIDPRVFDRYRQGEVIDTSGGRVPEPALLELLAG, from the coding sequence GTGACGCGCCTGCGCCGCTCCGACCCCTCGGGGCCGGGATACCACCGTCGCCCGAGCGCGAAGGGCCCCGTCTACGAGGACGAGGCCGGCAACCCGGTCGTCGACGAGCGCGAGCTGGAGCGCATCCGCTCGCTCGTCATCCCGCCGGCGTGGGAGGACGTCTGGATCTCGCCGGATGCCCGCGGCCACATCCAGGCCGCCGGCACGGACCAGGCCGGCCGGCGGCAGTACCGGTACCACGACGCCTGGCGACTGCACCAGGATCGCATCAAGTTCGAGCGCGCCGCTCAGCTGGCCGAGACCCTTCCCGGGGCACGCCGCAAGGTGACGATGGACCTTCGCGCGGAGGGATTCACCCGTGACCGCGTCCTCGCCGCCGCGTTCCGCATCATCGACCTCGGCAGCGTGCGCATCGGCAGCGAGGAATACCTCCACGCCAACGGCAGCCGCGGCCTCACCACCCTGCTCTGCCGCCACGCCCGCATCGACGGAGACGAAATCACCCTCACCTTCCCGGCGAAGTCCGCCCAGAAGTGGACGAGCACGCTCGTCGACGCCGATCTCGCCGAGCTGCTCACCCAGATCCAGGCGCTCCGCGGTCAGCGCTCCCGCCTGCTCTCGTGGAAGGACGGCACCTGGCACTCGATCCGTCCCGCCTCCCTCAACGAGTACATCCGACGCCACACCGGCGGGGAGTTCACCGCCAAGGACTTCCGCACCCTCCACGGCACCATCGTCGCGGCGGAGGCGCTCGCCGCGTTCGGGACGAGCACGACGGAATCGCGCCGCAAGAAGCGCGTCACCGCCGCGGTCAACGAGGCCGCCGCCGCGCTGGGAAACACCCCCGCGATCGCGCGCAACAGCTACATCGACCCGCGCGTGTTCGACCGCTACCGCCAGGGCGAGGTCATCGACACGTCCGGTGGGCGGGTGCCGGAACCGGCGCTGCTGGAGCTACTCGCGGGCTGA
- the ku gene encoding non-homologous end joining protein Ku, whose translation MRAIWTGAITFGLVNVPVKVYSATEDHDVALHQVHDADGGRIRYQRRCEIDGKVIPYEHIAKAYDDGERTVILTPDDLASLPAERSREIDVVEFVPNEQIDPMMLDRSYYLEPDSTSLKAYALLRKTLEDEDRTAIVNFALRQKTRLGALRVRGNVLVLQTMLWHDEIREADFPALDSSPRITERELKLSAALMESFAGDFEPEKFTDEYQEELRKLIDAKLEQGESIDTAETFGEEPEKAKGGGEVIDLMEALQRSVERSRSGTDPDAGSAKKSSGGSAKKAPTKKTKKPA comes from the coding sequence ATGAGGGCCATATGGACGGGCGCGATCACCTTCGGGCTGGTCAACGTGCCGGTGAAGGTCTACAGCGCGACGGAGGATCACGACGTCGCGCTGCACCAGGTGCACGACGCCGACGGCGGCCGCATCCGGTACCAGCGCCGCTGCGAGATCGACGGCAAGGTCATCCCGTACGAGCACATCGCCAAGGCGTACGACGACGGCGAGCGGACGGTCATCCTGACGCCCGACGACCTCGCCTCCCTGCCCGCCGAGCGCAGCCGCGAGATCGACGTCGTCGAGTTCGTGCCGAACGAGCAGATCGACCCGATGATGCTCGACCGCAGCTACTACCTGGAGCCCGACTCCACGTCGCTCAAGGCCTACGCCCTGCTGCGGAAGACGCTGGAGGACGAGGACCGCACCGCGATCGTCAACTTCGCGCTCCGCCAGAAGACCCGGCTGGGCGCGCTGCGCGTCCGCGGGAACGTGCTCGTGCTGCAGACGATGCTGTGGCACGACGAGATCCGCGAGGCCGACTTCCCCGCCCTCGACAGCTCGCCGCGCATCACCGAGCGCGAGCTGAAGCTCTCCGCCGCGCTGATGGAGAGCTTCGCCGGCGACTTCGAGCCGGAGAAGTTCACCGACGAGTACCAGGAGGAGCTCCGCAAGCTCATCGATGCGAAGCTCGAGCAAGGCGAGAGCATCGACACCGCCGAGACCTTCGGCGAGGAGCCGGAGAAGGCGAAGGGCGGCGGCGAGGTCATCGACCTCATGGAGGCGCTCCAGCGCAGCGTCGAGCGCAGCCGCTCCGGCACGGACCCAGACGCGGGCTCGGCGAAGAAGTCGTCGGGGGGCTCAGCCAAGAAAGCTCCGACGAAGAAGACGAAGAAGCCCGCGTGA
- a CDS encoding ATP-dependent DNA ligase, producing the protein MAAEDTETVSIDGHRLKLTNLDKVMYPETGTTKADVIGYYHAIADVLIPHARDRIATRKRWVHGVGTAEHPGEVFFQKNLDPSSTPSWVKQRTITHKTSTNTYPLVNDTATLVWLAQIASLEIHVPQWRVGRGDQRRNPDRMVLDLDPGDGATLADCAEVARLARDILGGMGLDPLPVTSGSKGIHLYAPLDGSQTSDQVSAVAHELARALEADHPDLVVSDMKKALRSGKVLVDWSQNNGAKTTIAPYSLRGRLRPTVAAPRTWRELASKELRHLEYQEVLERVSKRGDPLAALTAGGTAEAGHPDADRIVISDAAAKSDRLTTYRSKRDAAKTPEPVPEVSPDAADGRSFVIQEHHARRLHWDFRLQHDGVLVSWALPKGPPDDPKQNHLAVHVEDHPLEYGTFAGDIPHGEYGAGHVDIWDHGEYALEKWRDDEVIVTLTGQKDGGLGGVPRKFALIRTGGRDGDEKNWLIHLMKADGAGAAAKPGPAITDPPVSPMLATLGSEKDVDDEADWAFEMKWDGIRAIAVVRGGRLRLTTRNGNDVTATYPDLAGLARLADGHDLVLDGEIVTLTPRGRPDFGLLQSRMGLTRAAEVAAAAERAPAHYFVFDLLERDGHDLRRETYDDRRSALEEAVRPPGGDPVQVPPAFAGDLAHAVSSSRELGLEGVMAKRRDSTYVSGRRTRSWIKIKHHLAQEVVIGGWTPGTGRRAGSLGALLLGIPDGDTLRYVGKVGTGFSDADLDRLTKLLSAHPRKTSPLADVPSTDAPSAHWVRPEHVGEVEFAEWTGTGRLRQPSWRGLRPDKSPDEVVREVGSSS; encoded by the coding sequence ATGGCAGCGGAGGACACCGAGACCGTCTCGATCGACGGCCACCGGCTGAAGCTCACGAACCTCGACAAGGTGATGTATCCGGAGACGGGGACGACCAAGGCGGACGTGATCGGCTACTACCACGCGATCGCCGACGTGCTCATCCCGCACGCGCGCGACCGGATCGCTACCCGCAAGCGCTGGGTGCACGGCGTCGGGACGGCCGAGCATCCCGGCGAGGTGTTCTTTCAGAAGAACCTCGATCCGTCCTCCACCCCGAGCTGGGTGAAGCAGCGGACGATCACGCACAAGACCAGCACGAACACGTACCCGCTGGTGAACGACACGGCGACGCTCGTCTGGCTCGCGCAGATCGCGTCGCTGGAGATCCACGTGCCGCAGTGGCGGGTCGGCCGCGGCGACCAGCGCCGCAATCCCGACCGCATGGTGCTCGACCTCGACCCGGGCGACGGCGCGACCCTCGCCGACTGCGCGGAGGTCGCCCGGCTGGCGCGCGACATCCTCGGCGGGATGGGGCTGGATCCGCTCCCCGTCACGAGCGGGTCGAAGGGCATCCACCTGTACGCCCCGCTCGACGGCTCCCAGACGAGCGACCAGGTCTCGGCCGTCGCGCACGAGCTGGCGCGAGCCCTGGAGGCCGACCATCCCGACCTCGTCGTCAGCGACATGAAGAAGGCGCTTCGCTCGGGCAAGGTGCTCGTCGACTGGAGCCAGAACAACGGCGCGAAGACGACGATCGCGCCCTACTCGCTGCGCGGCCGGCTGCGGCCGACCGTCGCCGCGCCGCGCACGTGGCGGGAGCTGGCGTCGAAGGAGCTGCGCCACCTCGAATACCAGGAGGTGCTCGAGCGGGTGAGCAAGCGGGGAGACCCGCTCGCCGCGCTGACGGCCGGGGGGACCGCGGAGGCGGGGCATCCCGACGCCGACCGGATCGTCATCTCCGACGCAGCGGCGAAGAGCGACCGGCTCACGACCTACCGGTCGAAGCGGGACGCCGCCAAGACGCCCGAACCGGTGCCGGAGGTCAGCCCCGACGCCGCCGACGGCCGGTCCTTCGTCATCCAGGAGCACCACGCCCGGCGATTGCACTGGGACTTCCGTCTGCAGCACGATGGCGTGCTCGTCAGCTGGGCCCTCCCGAAGGGGCCGCCCGACGACCCGAAGCAGAACCACCTCGCCGTCCACGTCGAGGACCACCCGCTCGAATACGGGACATTCGCCGGCGACATCCCGCACGGCGAGTACGGCGCCGGGCACGTCGACATCTGGGACCACGGCGAGTACGCGCTCGAGAAGTGGCGCGACGACGAGGTGATCGTCACCCTCACCGGCCAGAAGGACGGCGGCCTCGGCGGTGTGCCGCGGAAGTTCGCGCTCATCCGCACCGGCGGACGCGACGGCGACGAGAAGAACTGGCTGATCCACCTGATGAAGGCCGACGGCGCGGGCGCGGCGGCGAAGCCGGGCCCGGCCATCACCGATCCGCCCGTCTCACCGATGCTCGCCACCCTCGGCTCGGAGAAGGATGTCGACGACGAGGCCGACTGGGCCTTCGAGATGAAGTGGGACGGCATCCGCGCCATCGCCGTCGTGCGCGGGGGCCGGCTGCGGCTGACGACCCGCAATGGCAACGACGTCACCGCGACCTACCCGGACCTGGCCGGACTCGCCCGGCTGGCCGACGGCCACGACCTCGTGCTGGACGGCGAGATCGTCACGCTCACCCCCCGCGGGCGTCCCGACTTCGGGTTGCTGCAGTCCCGCATGGGGCTGACCCGGGCGGCCGAGGTGGCGGCCGCCGCCGAACGTGCGCCGGCACACTACTTCGTCTTCGACCTCCTGGAGCGGGACGGCCACGACCTGCGCCGCGAGACCTACGACGACCGCCGCTCGGCACTCGAGGAGGCCGTGCGGCCACCCGGCGGCGATCCCGTGCAGGTGCCTCCCGCGTTCGCCGGGGACCTCGCCCACGCCGTGTCCTCCTCCCGCGAGCTGGGGCTGGAGGGAGTGATGGCCAAACGCCGGGACAGCACCTACGTCTCGGGGAGGCGCACCCGGTCCTGGATCAAGATCAAGCACCATCTCGCCCAGGAGGTGGTCATCGGCGGGTGGACGCCCGGCACCGGACGGCGCGCCGGGTCGCTGGGCGCGCTGCTGCTCGGCATCCCGGACGGCGACACCCTCCGTTACGTCGGCAAGGTCGGCACCGGCTTCTCCGACGCGGACCTCGACCGCCTCACGAAACTCCTCTCCGCGCACCCCCGGAAGACCAGCCCGCTGGCGGACGTGCCCTCGACCGACGCCCCCAGCGCTCACTGGGTGCGCCCGGAGCACGTCGGCGAGGTGGAGTTCGCCGAGTGGACGGGCACCGGCCGGCTCCGCCAGCCGTCGTGGCGCGGTCTCCGGCCCGACAAGTCGCCGGACGAGGTCGTACGGGAGGTAGGATCGTCGTCGTGA
- a CDS encoding MFS transporter, translated as MARRRHFVDLSPLRESPAFARLWLGGAISGIGGQMTIVAVGLHIYDLTGSTLAVALVALFALVPMIVFGLYGGVLADAFDRRLVALITAIVAWASTAGIAVFAWLDIQVVWPLYVLTTINAVASVMIGGTRQAITPRLLPTRLLPAASALGGISMGVMVTVGPALAGVLVATVGIPWTYTLDVLLFTAAFLGIFTLPAIVPEGEKQSAGLASVLQGLRFLRSAPNLSMTFVLDVIAMTFGQPRALFPAVGALLIGGGPVTVGILTAAGAVGTLVSSVFSGRLGHVRWQGRAVERAILVYGASILGFGIVLAVVALGGWTGGGASIAQANLPALVLATLLLAASGAADNVSSIFRMTILQASAPDTMRGRLQGVFTVVVTGGPRLGDLYIGLLALTGALWFPPLLGGLLIIVLVATVVRVQGAFRRYDALEPTP; from the coding sequence CTGGCCCGCCGGCGCCACTTCGTCGACCTCAGCCCGCTGAGGGAGTCCCCCGCGTTCGCGCGCCTCTGGCTCGGCGGCGCGATCTCCGGCATCGGCGGTCAGATGACCATCGTGGCGGTCGGCCTCCACATCTACGACCTGACCGGGTCGACCCTGGCGGTGGCACTCGTCGCCCTCTTCGCGCTCGTGCCGATGATCGTGTTCGGACTCTACGGCGGGGTGCTCGCCGACGCGTTCGACCGTCGGCTGGTCGCACTGATCACGGCCATTGTCGCGTGGGCCTCCACCGCGGGCATCGCGGTGTTCGCGTGGCTCGACATCCAGGTGGTGTGGCCGCTCTATGTGCTCACGACGATCAACGCGGTGGCGTCGGTCATGATCGGCGGCACGCGGCAGGCGATCACGCCGCGCCTGCTGCCCACCCGGCTCCTCCCCGCGGCGAGCGCGCTCGGCGGGATCAGCATGGGCGTGATGGTCACCGTCGGACCGGCGCTCGCGGGCGTGCTGGTGGCGACGGTGGGCATCCCGTGGACGTACACCCTCGACGTGCTGCTCTTCACGGCGGCGTTCCTCGGCATCTTCACCCTGCCGGCGATCGTGCCGGAGGGTGAGAAGCAGAGCGCCGGGCTCGCGTCGGTGCTGCAGGGTCTGCGCTTCCTGCGATCGGCGCCCAACCTCAGCATGACGTTCGTGCTCGACGTGATCGCGATGACGTTCGGTCAGCCGCGCGCGCTGTTCCCCGCCGTCGGCGCGCTGCTGATCGGCGGCGGTCCGGTGACCGTCGGCATCCTGACCGCGGCCGGCGCCGTCGGCACCCTCGTGTCGAGCGTCTTCTCGGGGAGGCTGGGTCACGTGCGCTGGCAGGGTCGTGCCGTGGAGCGGGCCATCCTCGTGTACGGCGCCAGCATCCTGGGCTTCGGGATCGTGCTGGCCGTGGTGGCGCTCGGCGGCTGGACGGGCGGCGGTGCGTCGATCGCCCAGGCCAATCTCCCGGCGCTCGTGCTCGCCACGCTCCTGCTCGCCGCCTCCGGCGCGGCCGACAACGTCAGCTCCATCTTCCGCATGACCATCCTGCAGGCCTCGGCGCCCGACACCATGCGCGGGCGGCTGCAGGGCGTGTTCACGGTCGTCGTGACCGGCGGCCCGCGGCTCGGCGACCTCTATATCGGCCTCCTCGCGCTCACCGGCGCGCTCTGGTTCCCGCCGCTGCTGGGCGGACTCCTGATCATCGTGCTCGTCGCGACCGTCGTGCGCGTGCAGGGGGCCTTCCGGCGGTACGACGCCCTGGAGCCGACTCCCTGA